The following proteins are encoded in a genomic region of Bubalus kerabau isolate K-KA32 ecotype Philippines breed swamp buffalo chromosome 15, PCC_UOA_SB_1v2, whole genome shotgun sequence:
- the LOC129629077 gene encoding olfactory receptor 51H1-like has product MADNNHSHFQHLYFVLTGIPGLELKYYWMAFPLGAIYVIALFGNGVIISTIKSELSLHIPMYYFLCMLALADTGLALCTMPSMLGIFWFNYKSIAFDACLVQMYLIHTFSAIESGVLVAMAFDRVVAIQKPLGYSTILTNGVVFRTGAVILTRAICVVFPVPFLIKRLPFYHSNILSHSFCLHQDVMSLACASTRVNSLYGLIAIIFTKGSDSLSILLSYAFILRTVMAIASGEGRLKALNTCVSHICAVLIFYVPLIGVSVIHRFGKHLSSLTHALMANAYLLIPPVLNPIVYTMKTKEIQRKLIQMFVPAKVTAEG; this is encoded by the coding sequence ATGGCAGATAATAATCACTCTCACTTCCAACATCTCTACTTTGTCTTAACTGGAATTCCAGGGCTTGAACTAAAGTATTACTGGATGGCATTCCCACTGGGTGCTATATATGTCATTGCCCTCTTTGGCAATGGTGTCATCATCTCTACCATCAAGTCTGAACTGTCCCTGCACATCCCCATGTATTACTTTCTGTGTATGCTGGCACTGGCAGACACGGGACTTGCCCTTTGTACTATGCCCTCCATGCTAGGCATATTTTGGTTTAACTACAAGTCCATCGCCTTTGATGCCTGCCTTGTTCAGATGTACCTCATCCATACCTTCTCAGCCATTGAATCTGGCGTGCTGGTGGCCATGGCCTTTGATCGGGTTGTGGCAATCCAGAAACCCCTCGGGTACAGCACCATCCTCACCAATGGCGTGGTCTTCAGAACAGGGGCAGTCATCTTGACAAGGGCCATCTGTGTGGTCTTCCCAGTGCCTTTCCTCATCAAGCGGCTCCCCTTCTACCACTCCAATATCCTCTCCCACTCCTTCTGCCTCCACCAAGATGTCATGAGCCTTGCCTGTGCCAGCACCCGGGTCAACAGTCTCTACGGCCTCATTGCGATTATCTTCACCAAGGGTTCTGActccctctccatcctcctcTCCTATGCATTCATACTTCGAACAGTGATGGCCATTGCCTCAGGGGAGGGCCGGCTGAAGGCACTCAACACCTGTGTTTCCCACATCTGTGCGGTTCTCATCTTCTACGTGCCACTCATTGGGGTGTCTGTCATTCACCGTTTTGGAAAGCACCTTTCATCACTGACCCATGCCCTCATGGCTAATGCCTATCTTCTCATACCCCCTGTGCTAAACCCCATCGTCTATACTATGAAGACCAAAGAGATACAGAGGAAGCTCATCCAGATGTTTGTTCCAGCCAAGGTCACTGCAGAGGGTTAG